From Weissella confusa, a single genomic window includes:
- the mscL gene encoding large conductance mechanosensitive channel protein MscL: MRNFINEFRDFIMRGNVLDLAIAFIMGAAFQTVVKSVVDDLIMPLVGIATGSISFSAIVWHVGSADIKVGAFISAVITFLLTSFAVFLILKAIRKAQALTSKEVEEEEEATIETELGVLQEIRDALAAKKD; this comes from the coding sequence ATGCGTAATTTTATTAATGAGTTCCGCGACTTTATTATGCGTGGAAATGTTTTGGACCTAGCTATCGCCTTCATCATGGGTGCTGCTTTCCAAACTGTTGTTAAATCAGTTGTTGACGATTTGATTATGCCACTAGTTGGAATCGCAACGGGGTCAATCTCATTCTCAGCCATCGTTTGGCATGTGGGATCTGCCGACATTAAGGTTGGTGCTTTCATTTCAGCAGTAATTACCTTCCTGTTGACTAGTTTTGCGGTCTTCTTGATTTTGAAGGCAATCCGCAAGGCACAAGCTTTGACTTCTAAGGAAGTTGAAGAAGAGGAAGAAGCAACAATCGAAACGGAGCTTGGCGTTTTGCAAGAAATCCGTGATGCTTTGGCCGCTAAGAAGGACTAA
- a CDS encoding deoxynucleoside kinase translates to MVIITAGMIGVGKTTLTDLIAKHLGTQAFFEPVGENPVLPLYYADPKQYGFLLQIYFLNKRFAMIKKALTDDNNVLDRSIYEDALFTQENHREGNISDAELDVYMTLLNNMMAEIQTMQKGRPDLMVFADADFDTILYRIKKRGRDYEQFEDNDELRSYYFKMWSAYQKWYEEYDASPKIKIDLQQFDLEDEANRQAVLETIDARLAELDATVK, encoded by the coding sequence ATGGTGATTATCACGGCAGGTATGATTGGTGTTGGTAAGACGACATTGACTGATTTGATTGCAAAGCATTTGGGGACGCAAGCATTCTTCGAGCCAGTTGGCGAAAACCCGGTTTTGCCCCTATACTACGCTGATCCAAAGCAATACGGTTTCCTATTGCAAATTTACTTCTTGAACAAGCGATTTGCGATGATTAAGAAGGCCTTGACCGACGACAACAATGTCCTTGATCGTTCAATTTATGAAGATGCCCTCTTCACACAAGAGAACCACCGCGAAGGTAACATTTCAGACGCCGAACTTGATGTTTACATGACGTTGTTGAACAACATGATGGCGGAAATTCAAACGATGCAAAAGGGACGTCCTGACTTGATGGTCTTCGCCGATGCTGACTTTGACACGATCTTGTACCGTATTAAGAAGCGTGGTCGTGACTACGAACAATTCGAAGACAACGACGAATTGCGTAGCTACTACTTCAAGATGTGGAGCGCTTACCAAAAGTGGTACGAAGAATACGATGCTTCACCAAAGATTAAGATCGACTTGCAACAATTTGACCTTGAGGATGAAGCCAACCGTCAAGCAGTCCTAGAGACGATTGACGCCCGTTTGGCCGAACTTGATGCAACTGTTAAGTAA
- a CDS encoding NlpC/P60 family protein — MGQVSTKAIVAGVAGALGVVATTQVPMVQAAVDQLANIATDSEHVATTHESSSVVDNDDKQVTTKSDVVRDKVLATAPKISLRAVANVAPVAPATDNVGDVELLANSETEAASSATAVYTPAASSAATSAAVTPAEQAVVSEAEATTEKPADTSTYTIKDGDTLGQLAAQYGVSVAAIQALNPGVDVTMLQIGQIVYIPATGSATATPASVAASEAPAIASVAPSEAPVVAESSVVSQTSEVASEAPVASEASVVSEAPVAPAESSIVSETPVMASEVPATSVATSETAVAPSEAASVASEAPASDYVNARASVQGGLTASQRTAIVNAALKYAGQDIPYVWGGKTPAGFDCSGLAAWVFNDAGLSLPSYTVSEEAYVSTTDVKTPADVIATAQPGDLLFWGDHGSSWHVAIYIGNGQYVAAPAPGYNVRVENVTTGFMPAFVGSYNA; from the coding sequence ATGGGACAAGTATCAACTAAAGCAATCGTTGCTGGTGTTGCTGGCGCTCTGGGCGTTGTTGCAACAACGCAAGTGCCAATGGTACAAGCAGCGGTTGATCAATTAGCGAACATCGCAACTGATTCAGAGCACGTTGCGACGACGCATGAATCATCATCAGTGGTGGACAATGATGATAAGCAAGTGACAACCAAGTCAGATGTTGTTCGCGATAAGGTATTGGCAACCGCACCAAAGATTTCTTTGCGTGCCGTTGCCAACGTTGCGCCAGTGGCGCCAGCAACTGACAACGTGGGGGATGTCGAGCTGCTAGCTAACTCGGAGACTGAAGCAGCATCATCAGCGACGGCAGTTTACACGCCAGCAGCGTCTTCAGCTGCGACAAGTGCTGCGGTGACACCGGCTGAGCAAGCAGTCGTATCAGAAGCTGAGGCAACGACAGAGAAGCCTGCTGATACAAGCACGTACACAATTAAGGATGGCGACACGCTTGGCCAATTGGCAGCCCAATATGGTGTTTCAGTGGCCGCTATTCAAGCCCTGAATCCTGGCGTTGACGTGACAATGTTGCAAATTGGGCAAATTGTCTACATTCCAGCTACAGGATCAGCGACGGCCACACCCGCATCGGTTGCCGCCTCAGAAGCGCCAGCTATTGCTAGTGTGGCACCGTCAGAAGCGCCAGTGGTAGCTGAGTCATCAGTTGTGTCACAAACGTCAGAAGTGGCCTCGGAAGCACCGGTTGCGTCAGAGGCATCTGTCGTTTCAGAAGCACCAGTCGCACCAGCTGAATCATCCATTGTCAGTGAAACGCCAGTTATGGCCTCAGAAGTACCAGCCACATCGGTTGCGACTTCAGAGACAGCGGTTGCACCATCAGAAGCAGCGTCGGTTGCATCAGAGGCACCAGCTTCTGATTATGTTAATGCACGGGCAAGTGTTCAAGGTGGCTTGACGGCATCACAACGTACGGCGATTGTTAACGCTGCGTTGAAGTATGCTGGTCAAGACATTCCATACGTATGGGGTGGAAAGACACCAGCTGGTTTCGATTGCTCAGGCTTGGCAGCTTGGGTATTCAATGATGCAGGACTAAGCTTGCCATCATACACGGTATCAGAGGAAGCATACGTTTCAACAACTGATGTTAAGACACCGGCTGATGTTATCGCCACTGCACAACCAGGAGATTTGTTGTTCTGGGGTGATCATGGTTCTTCATGGCACGTGGCTATTTATATCGGTAATGGTCAATATGTTGCCGCACCAGCACCAGGTTACAATGTCCGCGTCGAAAACGTGACGACTGGCTTTATGCCTGCCTTTGTCGGTTCATATAACGCATAA
- the glpK gene encoding glycerol kinase GlpK, translating to MADQFIMALDQGTTSTRAILFDETGTAIATAQKELPQIFKQPGWVEHDAMTIWDDARQVMAEVVIKANVPPYKVAGIGVTNQRETTVIWDRLTGEPIAPAVVWQSKQSDAIAEQLKADGLTDWVYEKTGLWIDAYFSATKIMWLLDNVPGARERAERGELLFGTIDSWLLYKLTNGAVHATDYSNASRTMLFNIHTLSWDQELLDKFNIPASVLPDVKDSSGVFGYTADYAFFGIQVPIAGIAGDQQAALFGHKAFEAGDVKNTFGTGSFIVMNTGDDIATSKNGLLTTIGYGLDGKVTYALEGSVFIAGAAIQWLRDGLELIKSAKETADLAEVAREQHPEPIYLVPAFSGLGAPYWDQNVRGAMFGLTRATTKGDVVRATLESLAYQTRDVLDAMQTDTGLTVGSLVIDGGAAANNYLQQFQADLINVPVRRPKQLETTALGAAYLAGLGVGYWESMDALPEQAATEMKEPLAERQDEMAKAYTGWQRAVKAARMFPLD from the coding sequence ATGGCTGATCAATTTATCATGGCCCTTGATCAAGGGACCACAAGTACGCGTGCTATTCTGTTTGACGAAACCGGTACGGCCATTGCAACGGCACAAAAAGAGTTGCCACAAATCTTTAAGCAACCAGGTTGGGTTGAACATGATGCAATGACTATCTGGGATGATGCCCGTCAAGTGATGGCCGAAGTTGTCATTAAGGCTAACGTGCCACCTTATAAGGTCGCAGGAATTGGTGTAACTAATCAACGTGAAACAACGGTGATTTGGGATCGGTTGACCGGTGAGCCAATTGCACCAGCTGTTGTTTGGCAATCAAAGCAAAGTGACGCGATTGCTGAGCAACTTAAGGCGGACGGTTTGACGGACTGGGTATACGAGAAGACTGGTCTTTGGATTGATGCGTACTTCTCTGCAACGAAGATTATGTGGTTGCTTGATAATGTACCAGGTGCTCGTGAGCGTGCTGAACGTGGCGAATTATTGTTTGGTACGATTGATAGCTGGCTATTGTATAAGTTGACGAATGGTGCGGTCCACGCGACGGATTACTCAAACGCCTCACGTACAATGCTATTTAACATTCACACGTTGTCGTGGGATCAAGAGTTGTTGGACAAGTTCAATATTCCAGCAAGTGTGTTGCCTGACGTTAAGGATTCATCTGGTGTGTTCGGTTACACAGCTGACTATGCGTTCTTTGGTATTCAAGTGCCAATCGCTGGAATTGCTGGTGACCAACAAGCGGCTTTGTTCGGTCATAAGGCGTTTGAAGCCGGGGATGTTAAGAACACTTTTGGAACCGGTTCATTTATCGTGATGAATACCGGGGATGATATCGCGACATCAAAGAATGGTTTGTTGACGACGATTGGGTATGGCTTGGATGGCAAGGTGACGTACGCCTTGGAAGGATCAGTCTTTATTGCTGGTGCGGCTATTCAATGGCTTCGTGATGGTTTGGAGCTTATCAAGAGCGCCAAGGAGACCGCTGATTTGGCCGAGGTAGCCCGCGAACAACATCCTGAACCAATTTATCTAGTGCCAGCATTCAGTGGCCTAGGTGCGCCATATTGGGACCAAAACGTCCGTGGTGCGATGTTTGGCTTGACGCGTGCCACGACAAAGGGTGACGTTGTTCGTGCAACGTTGGAGTCATTGGCCTACCAAACACGTGATGTATTGGATGCCATGCAGACTGATACTGGTTTGACAGTTGGTAGCTTGGTTATTGACGGTGGTGCAGCTGCGAATAACTACTTGCAACAATTCCAAGCAGATTTAATTAACGTACCGGTTCGTCGTCCAAAGCAACTTGAAACGACGGCTCTTGGGGCTGCATATCTAGCAGGTTTGGGTGTTGGTTACTGGGAGTCGATGGATGCACTGCCCGAACAAGCGGCAACTGAGATGAAAGAACCACTTGCAGAACGCCAAGATGAAATGGCTAAGGCTTATACTGGGTGGCAACGAGCAGTCAAAGCCGCACGTATGTTCCCCTTGGATTAA
- a CDS encoding 2-hydroxymuconate tautomerase — translation MPFVHVELVEGRSDEQLKGMMADITAAVEKNTGAPREAIKVIVNEMRTDRFMDGGTLRSEK, via the coding sequence ATGCCATTTGTACACGTAGAATTGGTTGAAGGTCGTTCAGACGAACAATTGAAGGGAATGATGGCTGACATCACTGCAGCTGTTGAAAAGAACACTGGGGCACCACGTGAGGCAATCAAGGTGATTGTTAACGAAATGCGCACTGACCGTTTCATGGACGGCGGTACTTTGCGTTCTGAAAAGTAA
- a CDS encoding YitT family protein, with translation MNIARVREYGLKAIVFVAASVLVAVAMNNFFIPNNIFSGGFNGVAQLLSLFFKAVFGINVEVGAIIMAVNIPLAIAGWIYAGREFTILSFLNNFFASFMQIMLPKQTLVAHEPILAGLFGGLLLGVAIGITFKLGFSTGGMDIVAMIVQKTTGKSIGFINLFINGFVVVIAGSFIGWQNAMYTIIGIYATSVAVDSIHTRHQKLTAFIVTKRSDEVVKALQEDLIRGITILPSVGAYTREPNTTLMMVLSRYELTEMERLTKSVDPDAFINIVNTVNVSNNFWNEDLQSQIRRERLAAQAQITEALNLDAEADKLMNK, from the coding sequence GTGAACATTGCACGTGTACGTGAGTATGGACTAAAGGCAATTGTCTTTGTAGCAGCATCAGTTTTGGTTGCTGTCGCGATGAATAATTTCTTTATCCCAAATAATATCTTCTCCGGCGGATTTAACGGAGTTGCGCAGCTGCTTAGTTTGTTCTTCAAAGCAGTGTTTGGTATCAACGTTGAAGTTGGAGCCATTATCATGGCCGTTAACATCCCGCTAGCAATTGCTGGTTGGATTTACGCTGGGCGAGAATTTACGATTCTATCATTTTTGAATAACTTCTTTGCGTCGTTCATGCAAATTATGTTGCCAAAGCAAACGCTGGTTGCACATGAGCCAATTTTGGCTGGTTTGTTTGGGGGGCTGCTACTAGGGGTGGCAATCGGTATCACATTTAAGTTGGGATTCTCAACCGGTGGTATGGATATTGTGGCGATGATTGTCCAAAAGACGACTGGAAAGTCAATTGGGTTCATCAACCTGTTTATTAATGGGTTTGTTGTTGTCATTGCTGGTTCATTTATTGGTTGGCAAAACGCGATGTACACGATTATTGGTATCTATGCGACGTCGGTTGCGGTTGATTCAATTCACACGCGTCACCAAAAGCTGACAGCATTCATTGTCACGAAGCGTTCTGATGAAGTGGTCAAAGCACTTCAAGAAGATTTGATTCGTGGTATTACGATTTTGCCGTCAGTTGGTGCTTACACACGTGAACCAAACACGACATTGATGATGGTTTTGTCACGTTATGAATTGACTGAGATGGAGCGTTTGACGAAGTCGGTTGATCCAGATGCATTTATCAATATTGTTAATACAGTTAACGTTTCAAACAACTTCTGGAATGAAGATTTGCAGAGCCAAATTCGCCGTGAGCGACTAGCGGCACAAGCGCAAATTACCGAGGCATTGAATTTAGATGCTGAGGCTGATAAGCTAATGAATAAGTAG
- a CDS encoding dicarboxylate/amino acid:cation symporter — MSEQKTKKQKRSIGLGWRILLGLVVGIILGVIFYQNKTAITAMQNIGSMFIGLIQMIVLPIVLSSLTAGIAKMGDMHKLGRIGGKTIIYFEVLSTLAIVIGLLAGNIFQPGAHVDIHNLQASNISSYLSSAKEAGEHGIWATLMDIIPTNFFGSLAEDKMLQVIFFAVFFGLGTAAIGPKGQIIIDFLDAVAEVMFKVTNWVMQVAPIGVGALIGATVAQMGVSSLGSLGFFIFIAYVTMIFFILVVLGGVLHFFGVNIWTLIKVLKEEIILAFTTASSEATLPRIVSKMEKFGVSQGVVSFVVPTGYTFNLDGSAIYQALGALFMAQAYGIHLSIQHQLTLLVVLMITSKGMAGVPGASFVVLLATVSTIGVPVQGLAFIAGIDRLVDMGRTVVNVVGNSAASIVISKSEKDFDEEKSLRYVAAMND; from the coding sequence ATGAGCGAGCAAAAAACAAAGAAGCAAAAGCGAAGCATTGGGCTTGGCTGGCGCATTTTGTTAGGGCTAGTTGTCGGAATTATTTTGGGAGTTATTTTCTACCAAAATAAGACGGCGATTACGGCCATGCAAAACATCGGATCAATGTTTATTGGATTGATTCAAATGATTGTGTTGCCAATTGTGTTGTCTAGTTTGACAGCTGGTATTGCCAAGATGGGTGATATGCACAAGCTAGGTCGTATCGGTGGTAAGACAATTATCTACTTCGAAGTGTTGTCAACGTTGGCGATTGTCATTGGTTTGTTGGCTGGAAATATTTTCCAACCAGGTGCCCATGTTGATATCCACAACTTGCAAGCATCAAACATCAGTTCATACTTGAGTTCCGCTAAGGAAGCGGGTGAACATGGTATTTGGGCAACGTTAATGGATATTATTCCAACGAACTTCTTCGGCTCATTGGCTGAAGACAAGATGTTGCAAGTTATCTTCTTCGCTGTATTCTTTGGTTTGGGTACAGCGGCCATCGGTCCTAAGGGTCAAATTATTATTGATTTCTTGGACGCTGTTGCCGAGGTTATGTTTAAGGTGACGAACTGGGTCATGCAAGTTGCACCAATTGGTGTGGGTGCCTTGATTGGGGCGACAGTTGCCCAAATGGGTGTTAGCTCATTGGGCTCACTTGGTTTCTTTATCTTCATCGCCTACGTCACAATGATTTTCTTCATCTTGGTTGTTTTGGGTGGTGTCTTGCACTTCTTTGGCGTCAACATTTGGACGTTGATCAAGGTGTTGAAGGAAGAAATCATTTTGGCCTTCACGACTGCATCATCAGAAGCGACTTTGCCACGTATCGTGTCAAAGATGGAGAAGTTTGGTGTTAGCCAAGGTGTTGTCTCATTCGTTGTGCCAACTGGCTATACGTTTAACTTGGATGGGTCAGCCATCTACCAAGCGTTGGGTGCATTGTTTATGGCCCAAGCATATGGTATTCACTTGTCTATTCAACACCAATTGACGTTGTTGGTCGTGTTGATGATTACCTCAAAGGGAATGGCTGGTGTGCCAGGAGCATCATTCGTGGTGTTGTTGGCAACCGTTTCAACTATTGGTGTGCCAGTACAAGGTTTGGCCTTTATTGCTGGTATTGATCGTTTGGTCGACATGGGTCGTACAGTGGTTAACGTTGTTGGTAACTCAGCTGCATCAATCGTTATTTCAAAGTCAGAAAAGGACTTTGATGAAGAAAAGAGCTTGCGTTATGTCGCAGCGATGAACGACTAA
- the rplS gene encoding 50S ribosomal protein L19 has translation MRQNALLEKLVADQLRTDIPEFRAGDSVRVHARIVEGSRERVQMFEGVVIKRKGTGIQATYTVRKISNGVGVERTFPLHSPRVDKIEVTRHGRVRRAKLYYLRALHGKAARIREARRA, from the coding sequence ATGCGTCAAAACGCTTTGCTAGAAAAGTTGGTTGCTGATCAATTGCGTACGGACATTCCTGAGTTCCGTGCCGGTGATTCAGTTCGTGTCCACGCTCGAATCGTTGAAGGTTCACGTGAGCGTGTGCAAATGTTCGAAGGTGTTGTTATCAAGCGTAAGGGTACTGGCATCCAAGCTACGTACACTGTTCGTAAGATTTCTAACGGTGTTGGCGTGGAGCGTACGTTCCCATTGCACTCACCACGTGTTGACAAGATCGAAGTGACTCGTCACGGTCGTGTACGTCGCGCTAAGTTGTACTACTTGCGTGCATTGCACGGTAAGGCTGCTCGTATCCGCGAAGCACGCCGTGCCTAA
- the trmD gene encoding tRNA (guanosine(37)-N1)-methyltransferase TrmD, which yields MRIDVLSLFPNMFTPMRESIIGKTIERGLVDFKVTDFRDYTDNKHNKVDDEIYGGGQGMLLMPQPIFDAMDAIESEAGSRGRVILMDPAGKTFNQEMAEELAKEDHLTFIAGHYEGYDERIRDLVTDEISLGDFVLTGGELGAMVVIDATVRLLDEALGDQMSAVDDSFSTGLLEYPQYTRPADFRGMKVPDVLMSGHHANIAKWKKKEALRRTYLRRPDLLENYDFTKEERQLLNEVKDEEANK from the coding sequence ATGCGCATTGATGTTTTGAGTTTATTCCCAAATATGTTTACGCCAATGCGTGAATCAATTATCGGTAAGACGATTGAGCGCGGTTTGGTGGATTTTAAGGTGACGGACTTCCGTGACTATACTGACAACAAGCACAACAAGGTTGATGATGAAATTTATGGTGGTGGCCAAGGCATGTTGTTGATGCCACAACCGATTTTCGACGCGATGGATGCCATTGAATCAGAAGCTGGTTCACGTGGCCGTGTGATTTTGATGGACCCAGCTGGTAAGACATTCAACCAAGAGATGGCTGAAGAACTTGCTAAGGAAGACCATTTGACGTTTATTGCGGGGCACTACGAAGGGTACGATGAACGTATTCGTGATTTGGTGACTGATGAAATTTCACTTGGTGACTTTGTGTTGACTGGTGGTGAACTTGGTGCGATGGTGGTCATCGATGCCACGGTTCGTTTGCTGGATGAAGCCTTGGGTGATCAAATGTCAGCCGTTGATGATTCATTCTCAACTGGCTTGCTTGAGTATCCGCAATACACGCGTCCTGCTGATTTCCGTGGTATGAAAGTACCTGATGTGTTGATGTCAGGGCACCACGCTAATATTGCAAAGTGGAAGAAGAAGGAGGCCTTGCGCCGCACGTACCTTCGTCGCCCAGATTTGCTTGAAAACTACGACTTTACGAAGGAAGAGCGCCAATTGCTCAACGAAGTAAAGGACGAAGAAGCGAATAAGTAG
- the rimM gene encoding ribosome maturation factor RimM (Essential for efficient processing of 16S rRNA): MALYKVGTIVNTHGIRGEVRVIATTDFPEERFQKGSKLIIDGKTPVEVEIATVRNHKQFVLLSFKDLQNINLVEQYKTHDLMVPEEALQDLADDEYYYHEIVGLDVVDNATGKTLGKVAEIMELPANDVWVVKAKGQDDIFLPYIENVVTEIDLDAGVAKVNMLEEI, encoded by the coding sequence ATGGCTTTGTATAAAGTAGGAACGATTGTTAATACACACGGTATCCGTGGTGAGGTCCGTGTGATTGCAACGACTGACTTTCCTGAAGAACGTTTCCAAAAGGGCAGCAAGCTAATCATTGATGGCAAGACACCAGTTGAAGTTGAGATTGCAACGGTTCGTAACCACAAGCAATTTGTCTTGTTGTCATTCAAGGATTTGCAAAACATTAACTTGGTCGAGCAATACAAGACGCACGACTTGATGGTGCCTGAAGAAGCGCTACAAGATTTGGCGGATGATGAATATTACTACCACGAAATCGTTGGGTTGGATGTCGTGGATAACGCAACCGGTAAGACACTTGGTAAGGTAGCTGAAATCATGGAACTACCAGCTAACGATGTTTGGGTTGTGAAGGCCAAGGGTCAAGATGATATTTTCTTGCCATACATTGAAAACGTTGTGACTGAGATTGATCTTGATGCAGGTGTTGCCAAGGTCAACATGCTTGAGGAAATTTAA
- a CDS encoding histidine phosphatase family protein, whose product MSINVYMVRHGQTYLNKYRRMQGWTNAPLTEKGIADGQAAGERLRHVHFDGVYSSDLARAAQTARYVMDANLTGDSQDLIELPDFREQFFGSFDGLSGVEAGHELANVLGLPADTTYGDLIQSMDSNELMNAFREADPAGDAEDANMFWTRINNGLDTLLQTHKDGDNVLLVVHGILLINLTNRFAGPEYKGVEPENGSVTTWQLDEDGLHIDTFNDTTTEW is encoded by the coding sequence ATGAGTATTAACGTCTATATGGTTCGTCACGGCCAAACTTATCTAAACAAGTATCGTCGTATGCAAGGCTGGACCAACGCACCGCTAACGGAAAAAGGGATTGCGGATGGTCAGGCAGCCGGGGAACGTCTGCGTCACGTTCACTTTGACGGTGTCTACTCTTCAGACCTAGCCCGTGCGGCACAAACTGCTCGTTATGTGATGGATGCCAATCTAACTGGTGACAGCCAAGATTTGATTGAATTACCTGATTTCCGTGAACAATTCTTCGGTTCTTTCGACGGCTTATCTGGTGTTGAAGCTGGTCATGAGTTAGCTAACGTACTTGGTTTGCCTGCGGATACAACGTACGGCGATTTGATTCAAAGCATGGATAGCAACGAACTAATGAACGCTTTCCGTGAGGCTGACCCAGCTGGTGATGCTGAGGATGCTAATATGTTTTGGACACGTATTAACAATGGTCTTGATACGCTTCTCCAAACTCACAAAGATGGCGATAACGTTTTGCTAGTAGTTCATGGTATTTTGTTGATTAACCTAACCAACCGTTTCGCCGGTCCTGAATACAAGGGCGTCGAACCTGAAAATGGTTCCGTCACCACTTGGCAACTTGACGAAGACGGACTTCACATTGATACGTTTAATGACACGACAACTGAATGGTAA
- a CDS encoding GH25 family lysozyme, with translation MNKLLQGALVSTGALLIMGSVPSVHAAKGDQGVDWSIYQGSQGKFGYGHDKFAIAQIGGYHGYIYDQSTYATQVQYAVAQGKRAHTYVWWQDITDYATADAVLDYFLPKVQTPKGSIVALDVESGGQNTDVIMHALQRIKDAGYTPMVYGYKNYLQDSTDLQRIANSYALWLAEYPDYNVTPTPNYNYFPSFDNVQLFQFTASYIDGGLDGDIDLTGITDNGYKNGNPSKPNTDTPAVVAGKEADNTPKSDIAAGMTVKVNFSATHYATGETIPDFIKGVPHKVLEVDGDRVLLDDIYSWVNKKNVEILDANTQDDSAEFNGVFVLDSWQYELGGVYVRNNDMAIPVADYHNDMPAVSVTLTDRHGNPLADQNGLGNNGVPEYFTLNGRYKVLQRVVSSIEVEMNGESVWLKAAYAE, from the coding sequence ATGAATAAATTGCTACAAGGCGCTTTGGTTTCGACTGGAGCGCTTTTAATTATGGGCTCAGTACCATCAGTACATGCTGCCAAAGGCGACCAGGGTGTTGATTGGTCAATCTACCAAGGTTCACAAGGTAAGTTTGGATATGGCCATGATAAGTTTGCCATCGCTCAAATTGGTGGTTATCACGGGTATATCTATGATCAATCTACTTATGCCACGCAAGTGCAATATGCAGTCGCCCAGGGCAAGCGTGCACACACGTATGTGTGGTGGCAGGACATTACAGACTATGCCACAGCTGATGCGGTGCTTGATTACTTCTTACCAAAGGTACAAACGCCAAAGGGGTCAATCGTTGCGCTTGATGTTGAGAGTGGAGGACAGAATACCGACGTAATCATGCATGCCTTGCAACGCATCAAGGACGCTGGTTACACACCAATGGTTTACGGATATAAGAACTACTTGCAAGATTCAACTGATTTGCAACGTATCGCTAATTCGTACGCATTGTGGTTGGCCGAGTATCCTGATTACAACGTTACGCCAACGCCAAACTACAATTACTTTCCTTCGTTTGACAACGTGCAATTGTTCCAATTCACGGCATCATACATTGATGGTGGATTGGATGGTGATATTGACCTGACTGGTATCACTGATAATGGATACAAGAACGGTAATCCTAGCAAGCCAAACACGGACACGCCAGCTGTGGTTGCCGGTAAGGAAGCTGATAACACTCCAAAGTCAGATATTGCAGCGGGAATGACCGTAAAGGTTAACTTCAGCGCAACACACTATGCGACTGGTGAAACTATCCCAGACTTCATTAAGGGTGTACCACACAAGGTGTTAGAAGTTGATGGTGACCGCGTGTTGCTTGATGACATCTATTCATGGGTAAACAAGAAAAATGTCGAAATCTTGGACGCAAACACGCAAGATGACTCGGCAGAGTTTAACGGTGTATTCGTACTAGATAGTTGGCAATACGAGTTGGGTGGTGTGTACGTTCGAAACAATGATATGGCTATTCCAGTAGCAGATTATCACAACGATATGCCGGCTGTATCAGTAACGTTGACCGACCGTCATGGCAACCCATTGGCGGATCAAAACGGTCTTGGTAACAACGGTGTTCCCGAATACTTCACTTTGAATGGACGATACAAGGTATTGCAACGTGTTGTATCATCAATTGAAGTAGAGATGAATGGTGAGTCGGTCTGGTTGAAGGCTGCATACGCTGAATAA
- a CDS encoding phage holin, LLH family: protein MNNLIELLKALWEIGILPALLILAIGWLSARFARNKRLTNLLGIAEAVVKWAEVTFDGGQTQKAQAIKSITDYLMKADKAHLFTAKQIDEAIEWAVKKMNEVETHE, encoded by the coding sequence ATGAATAACTTAATCGAGTTGCTAAAAGCGCTGTGGGAAATTGGAATCCTGCCAGCGCTTTTAATTTTGGCCATTGGTTGGCTATCAGCACGATTTGCCCGCAATAAGCGGTTAACAAATTTGCTTGGTATTGCAGAAGCTGTGGTTAAGTGGGCTGAGGTGACCTTTGACGGTGGCCAAACCCAAAAAGCACAAGCAATCAAGTCGATTACAGATTATCTGATGAAGGCTGACAAGGCTCATTTGTTCACTGCTAAGCAGATTGATGAAGCAATTGAATGGGCTGTTAAAAAGATGAATGAGGTGGAAACACATGAATAA